A single genomic interval of Gossypium raimondii isolate GPD5lz chromosome 11, ASM2569854v1, whole genome shotgun sequence harbors:
- the LOC105803580 gene encoding ribulose bisphosphate carboxylase small subunit, chloroplastic — protein MASSMISSATIATASPAQANMVAPFTGLKSASAFPVTRKANNDITSLASNGGRVQCMQVWPPTGKKKFETLSYLPDLTPVQLAKEVDYLLRSKWVPCLEFELEEGFVHRKYSNLPTYYDGRYWTMWKLPMFGCTDSAQVLKELEECKKEYPNAFIRIIGFDNVRQVQCISFIAYKPPGF, from the exons ATGGCTTCCTCAATGATCTCATCGGCTACCATTGCCACTGCCTCTCCGGCACAGGCTAACATGGTCGCTCCTTTCACCGGCCTCAAGTCTGCCTCTGCTTTCCCAGTCACCAGGAAGGCCAACAACGACATTACTTCTCTCGCAAGCAATGGCGGCAGAGTGCAATGCATGCAG GTGTGGCCTCCTACTGGAAAGAAGAAGTTCGAGACTCTCTCATACCTCCCCGATCTTACACCCGTGCAGTTGGCTAAGGAAGTAGATTACCTTCTTCGCTCAAAATGGGTTCCTTGCTTGGAATTTGAATTAGAG GAGGGATTCGTGCACCGTAAGTACTCGAACCTACCCACGTACTACGATGGACGCTACTGGACCATGTGGAAGCTGCCTATGTTCGGGTGCACCGACTCGGCTCAGGTATTGAAGGAGCTTGAGGAATGCAAGAAGGAATACCCCAATGCATTCATTAGAATCATTGGCTTCGACAACGTGCGTCAAGTGCAGTGCATTAGTTTCATTGCCTACAAGCCTCCAGGCTTCTAA
- the LOC105803579 gene encoding KH domain-containing protein At4g18375 has protein sequence MDGRKRNFFRKQMNTPFKRKGVNNNNSNNNNNNNNNNRKLKLGVNSAPEQFSGNLNPGDTVYRILCPSRKIGGVIGKGGNIVKALRQETRAKITVGDSVLGCDERVVVIYSSPSKVKEHNSDEDYGGDNEKEVPMEPCCAAQDALLKVHDRIVEEDLFGGIVSDDDNGNAVVTARLLVPNNMVGCLLGRGGDVIQRLRSGTGATIRVLPADHLPACAVATDELVQISGKRDVTKRALYEVSTLLHQNPRKDKPPLSFSVPHSSQNFPPSALPPSNSMWSHRNFSPHDSPPMPWMSAHRNRLSGIGPGSFSSIPPAGGAEASAEFSMKILCPAGKIGGVIGKGGFNVKQLQQETGAGIHVEDASTESDERVICVSGIEALGNPRSHTIDAILQLQNKTSESSEKGTITTRLLVPSSKVGCILGQGGHVINEMRRRTQADIRVCSKDDKPKCAYEDEELVQISGNFGVTKDALAEIASRLRVRTLRDVNAGAEPASVGSVRVSGPARNMPDGPPPAATIGPGYSGGIESFRGGGAHVYDYEPQNFSVPPAAARNSNMNSAVEAKVPETVSSSAVGIRGSTVFSSSEVSRAILKLDDPQTGDFEEFRGSSEHTSAQSIFQSFMASSGQSMNAQQDSYPNTNIHQSSYQKMSAQYSPYQNVSAQQNYSNRQAHQGPYHNLTVQQSPYPLNSQQGPYANFNAPPSAYHNYSAQPGSNPY, from the exons ATGGATGGGAGGAAGAGGAATTTCTTTAGGAAACAGATGAATACGCCCTTTAAGAGAAAAGgggttaataataataatagtaataataataataataataataataataataggaaacTAAAACTGGGTGTTAATTCTGCCCCTGAACAGTTTTCCGGAAATTTGAATCCTGGAGACACTGTTTACCGTATACTTTGTCCTTCGAGAAAAATTGGTGGTGTTATTGGGAAGGGTGGGAATATAGTAAAAGCATTAAGGCAGGAGACTCGGGCTAAGATTACGGTTGGTGATTCTGTCCTTGGTTGTGATGAGAGAGTTGTTGTTATTTATAGTTCTCCGTCCAAGGTGAAAGAACATAATTCAGATGAGGATTATGGTGGTGATAATGAAAAAGAGGTACCCATGGAGCCTTGCTGTGCTGCACAGGATGCTTTGTTGAAAGTTCACGATAGGATTGTTGAGGAAGATCTTTTTGGTGGGATAGTGTCTGATGATGATAATGGGAATGCTGTTGTCACTGCACGGCTTCTTGTTCCAAATAATATGGTAGGATGTCTCTTAGGGAGAGGGGGTGATGTGATTCAAAGATTGCGAAGTGGCACAGGTGCTACTATACGTGTTCTTCCAGCTGATCATCTTCCTGCTTGTGCAGTGGCAACAGATGAATTAGTGCAG ATATCAGGAAAACGAGATGTCACAAAGAGAGCTCTATATGAAGTTTCCACTCTTTTGCATCAAAATCCACGGAAAGACAAGCCTCCTTTGAGCTTCTCTGTGCCACATTCAAGCCAGAATTTCCCTCCTAGTGCTCTTCCACCGAGCAATTCAATGTGGTCCCATCGAAATTTTTCTCCTCATGATAGTCCACCAATGCCATGGATGAGTGCTCATAGAAACCGGCTATCTGGAATTGGGCCAGGTAGCTTCAGCAGTATTCCTCCAGCAGGTGGTGCTGAAGCTTCAGCTgagttttcaatgaaaattttgtGCCCAGCTGGGAAGATTGGTGGTGTAATTGGCAAGGGTGGCTTTAATGTTAAACAGTTACAGCAGGAAACAGGAGCAGGCATTCATGTTGAAGATGCATCAACGGAGTCAGATGAGCGAGTAATTTGTGTCTCTGGAATTGAG GCTCTTGGGAACCCTCGATCGCATACAATAGATGCTATTCTACAGCTTCAGAATAAAACTAGTGAATCATCTGAGAAAGGTACAATTACTACTAGGTTGCTTGTTCCATCAAGCAAGGTTGGGTGCATTCTTGGGCAAGGAGGTCATGTAATCAATGAGATGAGGAGGAGAACCCAGGCAGATATTCGTGTATGCTCAAAGGATGATAAGCCTAAGTGTGCATATGAAGATGAAGAGCTAGTACAG ATATCTGGCAATTTTGGTGTCACTAAGGATGCTTTGGCTGAGATTGCTTCGAGACTTAGAGTAAGAACATTGCGAGATGTGAATGCTGGAGCAGAACCTGCTTCTGTTGGGTCTGTCCGTGTATCCGGTCCTGCAAGAAACATGCCTGATGGTCCACCACCAGCTGCTACAATTGGGCCAGGCTACTCTGGTGGAATTGAATCTTTCAGG GGTGGTGGTGCACATGTGTATGACTATGAACCTCAGAATTTTTCTGTTCCTCCAGCTGCTGCTAG AAACTCAAATATGAACAGTGCTGTTGAAGCTAAAGTTCCGGAAACTGTGTCAAGTTCTGCAGTAGGCATCAGAGGAAGTACTGTTTTTAGTAGTAGTGAG GTTTCAAGGGCAATCCTAAAGCTTGATGATCCTCAAACTGGTGACTTTGAAGAGTTCCGTGGATCTTCTGAGCATACAAGTGCTCAGAGCATTTTTCAGTCGTTCATGGCTTCTTCTGGACAAAGCATGAATGCACAACAGGATTCATATCCAAATACGAACATCCACCAAAGTTCCTATCAGAAAATGAGTGCTCAATATAGCCCCTATCAAAATGTGAGTGCTCAACAGAACTATTCAAACAGGCAAGCTCATCAAGGCCCATATCATAATTTGACTGTGCAGCAAAGCCCCTATCCACTAAATTCTCAGCAAGGGCCTTACGCCAACTTCAATGCTCCACCAAGTGCTTACCACAATTACAGTGCACAGCCAGGCTCTAACCCGTATTAG